atattcaaattGCAGAGAAATACGAGAAGCAGATATGGAGGAATTAAGATAATGGGTCTTAAGTCTTTTAAAACCAGAACAACCTACAATCACAAGAGCTATAAGGACGAATTTCATCTCTCCAGAACTGTTAACAAGATATTGCAAACTATAAACCCAGAccacatatgctcaaaatgcaaaggagaagataacattgttccagacgtacaactggaataatcgagaagaagacgacaagctaaaatgacaaaaactatggcagacaagataaagtaaaagatttattagattcttttcttttctttaatgttattttattttttgtaaaagtcgtaaagtaaatagtTCCTTACTTTACAAAAAGtaagagtcagtttcatgaacagtaaaggtcgttcatgaatagtaagagtcagtttcatgaacagtaaaggtcgttcatgaatagtaagagtcagtttcatgaacagtaaaggtcgttcatgaatagtaagagtcattTTGTAATCTTTAAATAGCCCTTCGATTATGAATAAAAGACAGGCTGCATATTCAGGCATCCAAAGACTTCTCTCTTCTCTTACTCTCTAGATATACTAAAAGATAAAAATACAGGAAAGCTATGGACCAACAAGAAGATATGAAAGCTATGAATCAACAAGGAGATATCAAGAACCTACAAAAACAGGTATGTCATATtataattatgagtagctaaattattATATTCCTGATAATCACTAATATGTAaattataattatccatcatataatagtactgttatagaaatcatcttgagaaagtttgccatgaaaatatgctaagagtaggtaagcccagactatgcatcctaaggttgaaaccggtaggcagagaggccgtttaggggagtaaacaaagttgaagcgctgttagggtaactgattgaagcagaaaatcatggtagtgaccagaaaagatgatcaaaataacttattataatatgatgaataaggataatagacatagagattaaaaggaatatgtttagcaaatcatatgataaaatgaacactTACTTAATAAATGATAATCTTAGCTATAAAATACTTATATTATATATACTAAAAAATATTgataatgatgtaagaagaataatctatgagAAATTACTTACTtttaaaataatagaaataatggaTCAAAATTGGACAGAATTAATTATAGCAGAAATAGACTTATATAAATTAGATCTATATTCTGATAACACATAATGAATAATATATATCTACAATATTGGCAACAAACTACCGACAGCATAGAACTACTGACAAATTTAGTAAAAACTAATATAGAAGAATAccaaagaacccaagatatagaatatatagaatatatactagaaagcttaaaagaaataattagatTAATTCCACTACAAAAAGAATATTATGAAAAAGCTTTTACATTTGACTAAATTATAAATGAAATTTCTAAGATCATCAataaatggtatcagagctatagattTGAAAATGGTATCAGTGCTATAGATTaaaaatgaacaaagaagaatttgctatagatgaaaagaCATATGAAAACCAAGATGgactgaaaataaaaataatattttcaaatttaggcagaagatataaaaaaataggagaccaattatacctaatgatagaaaaagaaacagcaagattagaagatagcttGACAGCCATGACAAGAATaagtaaagaaaataaagaaattgataagaaaaaagaaattgaaaatatcaaaaatcaagcaaacagggaaatacaacaattagaaaaaactaaaaacacaaaaattatagcattagaaaaagaattaaacatgTTAAAAACACTATATGAAAATAAGCaaagagaaaagaataaagaaatagaattaacagatgagataaataaatttaaacaaatattacaaccagaagaaattcccagaattgaagaaatagataacaATATAGACGACCAAAAGTCAGAaccaagtgaaataagtgaaacatatacagaacttttagaaaatatagaaaaaataaaaaatatagaaataaatacAGGAGATGTAAATATGGAAGAAAAACCTAGTACATCAGGTGTAAAAAACCCAAAAGGAATAAATCCAAATTATTATACGGTTAACTATGAATAATTTGATAGAAATAATACGCTATGGGATAGTAGATTAAATAGAAAATGGACACCGAAACCAATATCAGAACAATGTAAttttttagatttagattgcgtagcagatataaataaaacaatccaactatggataggatatatatctaaacaattggtagataataaaataggaatggcagaaacaccaggatatatagaaagaacactcataggaacagtaaaattatggttgcacaatttaacaaaagaaagtatagataccttaagaagtaataaaaaattcAATGGTGAATtagcaacaacaaatatagaaatattatacaaatatgaaatagccataagaaacgaatttagtagtatgactacagaaattgaagaacaaaataaggaaaaacaagtaaataGAAACctaataacaaaattagcaatatgtaatatgtgctatatagatgaatatacttgtgcatttaaagaatattattataaaggaacatataatacagaagaaggcaaagaaataagaaaattatatttcacaaaattaccagaaccttttaattctaaaataataaaagattgGAATGAAGCAGGAGtaacagatactttaggagctaggataaaatttctacaacaatggtttgcacaattatgtgaaaaatataaagaagaaacaaaaatagaaaaaacattaataaaaaacttaaaatgttgtaaaaataaaacagcaccacaatttggatgtacagataaatataataataaaaaatggaaaaagaagaaatataataaatatagatcaaaatataaaaataaaaaaccaagaaaaagatacTATATAAAAGATTATCAGACTAAAAGAtcatttagaccaaaaaagaaaccaacagaatgtacttgttataactgtggaaaattaggacatatagctaaagactgtaaagcacctagaaacctaaagaaaaagcaaataaccgaaatcataattgatgatgaagaatatatgcaaatggaatatatagattatgaaATAGACAGTGAAGATAGTATATACGAAATATCAGATACAGAAGAAGAAATAGAAAATGAGATAACTAAAGAAGATAATGAAATCcaatgactgaaaaagaaatagaagtaataacacgtgaagaatataaagatgaagaatcctcagaacaaaaaattatatttgataataatatatttgaacaaataaaaggaaaagaattagacctcagtgtcgaaaaaatatttgaagtacctacaataaaaaaattggtttaaaagacaaaaagaagaatactacgtagttagccaaaaagaacatataattgactgtaaatatacaaaaggaaaggccaaaataccaataataaacaaaagaataataaacaaagaaatacaagatataaaagcaaaaaacccaattaaatatgtacacctaggaggaactgaaatacTAATAAAAGTATGTTTTAGGgaaggaatagatacccctatagaaatatatttagcagatgatagaataatacaacctatagaaaaaagcataataagtgcaataaaaggaaatctcatatatcaaaaatttaaatttataataagtgccaattattcaatagcaataaacgataagaatatagataaatcattagtattatactggaaaatgtcagaaatagaattaacacctggaagtaaaatatttacagctagatgtaaaaacttatacgtcttaacaacaaaacataaaatagtagcaaaaaataaaactaataaaatcaaaatagaaaacccgtttgaaagaatagttacagttattgacaataatgaatatagctataaagaaattgacatggaagaagatttagaaatagtaaaagaaagattaagtacatcaagtataccaaaccaattaacttatgaaacaccaacatcatcaaggataagtacatcaagaagagagtatataatcccaaaaaatttaaatagaaacacaaaagaaaaaataaatacatcCCACTATTATATAActggaatcatggaacaaagaaaatatcaaatattaataaatataggacaagaagaaaactatattacaagagaattagtaacagaaactgaaatcgtatttctctgcaatttgaatatatcattgtttgttctcttgaataataactccaaatcgcattctggtttaggtagttgtttgctagttcatttagtatagtggatattccaataatccttttatttgcataaaaaTCTGGAATATctattttttctatctcttcttgttcttctattctttctggtATGAGCATTTCTcttgtaagtccgatcttgataacttgtatgataGGCTTTATTTCTTCATATAATATCTCTGCTGTAGCTGAATAAAATCGTATATAGAATAACGTTCCTTTAGTTATTCTTCTGTATTGCATAAATGCTCTGTGTAACTCAGGTATGGTAGCTATCTCCTGTCCTGTTTGTGTATATACAGTATCTAGTAATCCATAATTGTAGCAGGTGGCTATTAGTTTTGCACTTGTATTTGGTAGTGCTATTAATTTATTGTATCCTGTTAGATAATGAGTAATATAATCTTCATTTGGATTCtgggtagtttgggatcttggGTTTTTGTTTAAAAAGTTTTGTATTTTGTGTATATTGTCTATATATATACGGGTTATATGGTTATATGTCTTCATGGCTTGGTTCAGACTTTCTTTGTAGGTATTTATctgtggtggtaggaatatttcgttctgggtattttggatatttttctgtacgaatggttttgaaaataaattgttcatatttatgtttgtgtatctaggtttaatttcttccttcttctttgcagatgaactgctagctgtgctgcttcctgcaactgtatttaacaaactgttatgagtttttaggtgtttctcaacgtcaccttctagctctggaattttagagacttccgatcgtcttatctccgTATTTTTTGAGTCATGCTGCTGACTACTAGTAGCTGTTTTTCTTATTATCTGTATCTCTTCTTCCATACTTTCCACTTTATTACAAAGTGTAGTCATGGCTAAGAGTagattttccattgtattatctgggtcagtttgggtagctttgtcttgacaagtaatctgcaacaacattcttgttagtagtgattatttcaattgtaaatgtaaagtttaatatatttgtttaaatttatttatctcatctgttaattctatttttttattcttttctctTTGCTTATTTTCATATAGTGTTTTTAAcatgtttaattctttttctaatgctataatttttgtatttttagtttcttctaattgttgtatttccctgtttgcttgatttttgatattttcaatttcttttttcttatcaatttcttcattttctttacttatTCTTGTCATGGCTGTCaagctatcttctaatcttgctATTTCTTTTTCTATCATTAGGAATAATTGGTttcctatttttttatatcttctgcctaaatttgaaaatattatttttattttcagtcCATCTTGGTTTTCATATGtcttttcatctatagcaaattcattttacttgggtattatctgttcttacaataaatctgttgtaaactatatatggttcaaatgctaataaacatttatataatgcaaataattcttttctatttatttaccatctttcttgtggttcagtataagatcctgaataatatctgcaatgatgttctattttttctttatcatatttatatttaagaactcctccataactatgattacttgaatctgtttctacaatataagtaaatttcttattttcatctgggaagtataattttggtagtttcttacacaatattttaatcttccttatttgttccttatctttttcatcgaactcatattctacatccttttttagttttttctgtaaAGGTTTTAAGTTTTCTGCTAATTTgggtatatattctcttacttggtttactaatcctaaaaatgattgtaatttcttttttgtatctatgttttcatcaagattgattattttttgtactatgtgtgtttgcatttttattccatttttatctatttgtattcctaaaaattctatctgattcttcataatttctgctttggttttgcttaagcttataccagagttttctataatatgtatgaatttttctaataattttatatgttcatcttgtgttcttgaatatagtaatatatcatctatatatactatacaattctctagttggttaaaataattatccataaaatgttggtatcttcctgatgcatttttatatccaaatgataaaacattccattcataaaatccttgtggtactgtaaatgctgttagttttttagattcatcttctagttttagatggtaaaatcctgatttacagtcgaatttactaaagta
The DNA window shown above is from Nicotiana tomentosiformis chromosome 8, ASM39032v3, whole genome shotgun sequence and carries:
- the LOC138896786 gene encoding uncharacterized protein, whose protein sequence is MLLQITCQDKATQTDPDNTMENLLLAMTTLCNKVESMEEEIQIIRKTATSSQQHDSKNTEIRRSEVSKIPELEGDVEKHLKTHNSLLNTVAGSSTASSSSAKKKEEIKPRYTNINMNNLFSKPFVQKNIQNTQNEIFLPPQINTYKESLNQAMKTYNHITRIYIDNIHKIQNFLNKNPRSQTTQNPNEDYITHYLTGYNKLIALPNTSAKLIATCYNYGLLDTVYTQTGQEIATIPELHRAFMQYRRITKGTLFYIRFYSATAEILYEEIKPIIQVIKIGLTREMLIPERIEEQEEIEKIDIPDFYANKRIIGISTILNELANNYLNQNFSSCPIFINI